One Alligator mississippiensis isolate rAllMis1 chromosome 12, rAllMis1, whole genome shotgun sequence DNA window includes the following coding sequences:
- the PPP1R26 gene encoding protein phosphatase 1 regulatory subunit 26 isoform X1, translated as MFLVNASPLVALQTNWEPFAQSRSCGFPVCFSESEEDVTRSSVNTKVQMIINNLQSQESSLGMNNEYDCIMQKKQKGEKGSTKRLMSNTCLLQEHIKYSKRGCPDDSDGTEMEESSEFGALVLDSDSDDSVDRDIEEAIQEYLKTKSKGNQLLPRNVQCLESTDGYKRVRKELSQSKIANNLPVKFEAEMVAEELVSDHMEISKKARSASPLSISSDDSFEQSIQAEIVQFLNEKKQQETNKCVIMEDRKLEWRETHVKSVLKYNKETTNKASCPNIKQGCKALLLRHHPKLRKASSQSKCLKSRTSEEPIDFSQVNQAHLKMTAVSEPWSMEQNKGSEAKRNFWRGEQIIESAHISDSSSDDGIEEAIQLYQLEKIRKQGSRATDHVPLGGEQFDTKRAADISARLTISSAKRISPDVHKKTLSNKRKEMGTKSVELKSTGSDLNQIFKPVKKARGCASPVNKIADCELTLQASCRADTSAELMCAEAILDISKTILPPPVGSDNRPLAANPFFSPQCAPPAHSESDSSPIDSDDSIEQEIRAFLAVKGQSESLVPKPSNLSHAICLPSSSEHHNLTAGFEPSLPKTFKLSLSRKRRLRGESKVAKQAAPKKTKEVETGCSQLGNNNNSQMPVFQNECGLSSHREACEVGRCGNKEIKGQLISWELTGHDDEHVALDSATTLVQVHQNAKELLKSAIQSQERDDSSDKSSSLDSDEDLDSAIKDLLKSKRKLKKKSKDQKIQCKKKVRFSDMEIQVLDELGSIQPSEWESKSPPLLKSSLSKSRRETKENAVRNLQSSINGKLPKGRAESIKSLQCELQVEREGKPKPVSNQNNLQAAKTTRCPLSAPSVADDSSSVDSDDSIEQEIRKFLAEKAKDPVSNMGTQKDKGTTDPLRVAKPSTNKGKASFRLLETETGLISAQGKKTKKAVQQSGGLRSSRGAEGKSAIIHDGGKSVSFAENMRFHTTVELKAKQGRAGTQGDVRGGSSAKQNAAGKKDLSSSKSVQKSFPAKNSRGDPSKLHNRLNAKPNSKRKSTFQLKISSKFIASLKYARERKRSELLKKRQNAESSLPLSSPSKMEVAPPSGCELRQDSEAVLQKGNCDREEKTGPKDTTFPQKLTVEEINLPVAEICEKPEAAPLQVRAEADDDRKDKTLRDEQMSLMSELDPGPPPLQGPSTAAVKDDSVSTDICSSESQTMHIKEEERERPPCSNSQEEINVSDSSSEGKMLVQQNGECECKENQDEEALDRGDAEFSDVAIEECPRSLVKTEVSTFLLKTSIDPGLTIQPYIILSPRDLCKNLTLKTQKGKRKFQEKVWKW; from the exons ATGTTCCTTGTGAATGCCTCTCCTCTGGTAGCTCTGCAGACCAATTGGGAGCCCTTTGCACAGTCGAGGAGTTGTGGATTCCCCGTTTGCTTCTCTGAATCGGAAGAGGATGTCACTAGATCCTCTGTAAACACAAAAGTTCAGATGATCATAAACAATCTGCAAAGTCAGGAGTCTTCCCTGGGCATGAACAATGAGTATGATTGTATTATGCAGAAAAagcaaaagggagaaaagggaagtACAAAGAGACTTATGTCTAACACCTGCTTGCTACAAGAGCACATTAAATATTCCAAACGGGGTTGTCCTGATGATTCTGATGGCACAGAAATGGAAGAGAGTTCTGAGTTTGGAGCCCTGGTGTTAGATTCAGACAGCGATGATTCTGTTGACCGCGACATAGAGGAAGCCATTCAAGAGTACTTAAAAACGAAAAGCAAGGGTAACCAGCTGTTGCCGAGGAATGTACAGTGTTTGGAAAGTACAGATGGATACAAAAGGGTCAGAAAGGAACTCTCGCAGAGCAAGATAGCTAATAATCTCCCCGTGAAATTTGAGGCTGAAATGGTAGCTGAAGAGTTGGTTTCTGACCACATGGAAATTAGCAAAAAGGCACGGTCTGCTTCCCCTCTGAGCATCAGTAGCGATGACTCTTTCGAGCAGAGCATACAGGCTGAAATTGTGCAGTTCCTGAATGAGAAGAAACAGCAAGAAACTAATAAGTGTGTCATTATGGAAGATAGAAAACTAGAATGGAGAGAGACCCATGTGAAATCTGTGTTAAaatataacaaagaaacaaccaaCAAAGCAAGCTGCCCGAACATAAAGCAAGGCTGTAAAGCACTCCTCTTAAGGCACCATCCCAAACTACGGAAGGCTAGCTCGCAATCTAAATGTTTGAAGTCTAGAACCAGCGAGGAGCCTATTGATTTCAGCCAAGTGAATCAAGCACATCTTAAAATGACTGCAGTTAGCGAGCCCTGGAGCATGGAGCAAAATAAAGGAAGCGAGGCCAAGAGGAATTTCTGGAGGGGAGAACAAATAATTGAAAGTGCACACATATCTGACTCGAGTAGCGATGACGGGATTGAAGAAGCCATTCAGCTCTATCAGCTGGAGAAAATTAGGAAACAGGGAAGCCGAGCAACCGACCATGTCCCTTTGGGAGGAGAGCAGTTTGATACAAAGCGGGCAGCAGACATTTCTGCAAGGCTTACAATTAGCTCGGCCAAACGCATCTCACCAGATGTCCATAAGAAAACTTTAAGCAACAAGAGGAAAGAGATGGGTACAAAATCAGTGGAATTGAAAAGCACTGGCAGTGACTTGAACCAGATCTTTAAGCCGGtgaaaaaagccagaggctgtgccTCTCCAGTAAACAAAATTGCTGACTGTGAGCTCACATTACAGGCCTCTTGTAGAGCAGACACATCTGCAGAACTGATGTGCGCAGAAGCCATTCTTGACATTTCCAAAACAATCCTACCACCTCCGGTGGGAAGTGACAACAGACCCCTTGCAGCAAACCCTTTCTTCTCTCCCCAGTGTGCACCTCCTGCCCACTCTGAGAGTGACAGCAGCCCCATAGACAGTGATGATAGCATAGAGCAAGAAATCAGGGCTTTCTTGGCTGTCAAGGGACAGTCAGAAAGTCTTGTACCCAAGCCCAGTAATCTCTCCCATGCTATCTGCCTGCCTTCCTCTTCCGAGCATCATAACCTCACTGCTGGCTTTGAGCCTTCCCTCCCTAAAACATTTAAGCTATCACTGAGTCGGAAAAGGAGGCTTCGAGGAGAAAGCAAGGTAGCAAAACAGGCtgcaccaaaaaaaacaaaagaggtGGAAACTGGGTGTTCCCAACTAGGTAATAATAATAACTCACAGATGCCAGTGTTTCAAAATGAGTGTGGACTAAGCAGTCACAGAGAAGCCTGTGAAGTTGGAAGGTGTGGTAACAAAGAGATTAAAGGGCAGCTCATCTCTTGGGAGTTAACTGGGCACGATGATGAGCATGTGGCTTTAGACTCAGCAACCACTTTGGTGCAAGTTCACCAGAATGCAAAAGAACTATTAAAAAGTGCCATCCAAAGTCAAGAGAGAGACGATTCGTCTGACAAGAGCAGTTCCCTGGACAGTGATGAAGATCTTGATAGTGCTATCAAGGACCTCTTGAAGTCCAAgaggaaactaaagaaaaaatcCAAAGATCAAAAAATTCAGTGCAAGAAGAAAGTCCGATTTAGTGACATGGAAATACAGGTGTTGGATGAACTTGGCAGCATTCAACCAAGTGAGTGGGAGTCTAAAAGTCCcccactgctgaaaagcagcctCTCAAAATCTAGGAGAGAGACTAAGGAGAATGCAGTGAGAAACCTCCAAAGCAGTATAAATGGCAAACTTCCAAAGGGAAGAGCAGAAAGCATAAAGAGCCTACAGTGTGAACTACAAGTTGAGAGAGAAGGTAAACCTAAACCAGTTTCTAACCAGAATAATCTACAGGCCGCTAAAACTACAAGATGCCCTTTGAGCGCTCCGTCAGTGGCAGACGACAGCAGCTCGGTGGACAGTGACGACAGCATCGAACAAGAAATTAGGAAATTTTTGGCAGAAAAGGCCAAAGACCCTGTAAGCAATATGGGAACGCAGAAGGATAAGGGGACCACTGACCCGCTGAGAGTGGCTAAGCCAAGCACTAACAAAGGAAAAGCAAGTTTCCGACTACTTGAAACTGAGACTGGCCTGATATCAGCTCAGGGCAAAAAAACTAAGAAGGCAGTTCAGCAGAGTGGTGGCTTGAGAAGCTCtcggggagcagaaggaaaaagtGCAATAATTCATGATGGTGGGAAAAGTGTGTCCTTTGCAGAAAACATGCGCTTCCATACTACTGTTGAGTTGAAAGCTAAGCAAGGAAGGGCAGGGACTCAAGGTGATGTCAGGGGTGGTTCATCTGCAAAACAAAATGCAGCAGGTAAAAAGGACCTCTCTAGCTCAAAGTCCGTGCAGAAAAGCTTTCCAGCGAAAAACAGCAGAGGTGACCCCAGTAAATTACATAACCGCTTGAATGCAAAGCCTAATTCCAAAAGAAAAAGCACCTTTCAGCTAAAAATTTCCAGCAAATTTATAGCTAGTCTGAAATATGCCCGTGAGAGGAAGAGATCCGAGCTtttgaaaaaaaggcaaaatgcagaAAGTTCACTTCCTCTGAGCAGCCCTTCAAAAATGGAGGTAGCTCCCCCCAGTGGTTGTGAACTTAGGCAGGACAGTGAAGCTGTGTTGCAGAAGGGAAACTGTGACAGAGAGGAGAAGACAGGGCCAAAAGACACAACTTTTCCTCAAAAGCTCACAGTTGAGGAGATCAATCTCCCTGTAGCAGAAATATGTGAAAAACCAGAGGCTGCTCCTTTGCAAGTTAGAGCTGAAGCGGATGATGATAGGAAGGATAAGACTTTGAGAGATGAGCAGATGAGTCTCATGTCAGAGCTAGATCCAGGTCCTCCCCCATTGCAAGGGCCCAGCACGGCAGCAGTAAAAGATGACAGTGTTAGCACAGATATATGTAGCAGTGAGAGCCAAACCATGCACATTaaggaagaggaaagagagaggccgCCATGCAGCAACAGTCAGGAAGAAATTAATGTATCTGATTCAAGTTCAGAAGGGAAAATGTTAGTCCAGCAAAATGGGGAATGTGAATGCAAAGAGAACCAAGATGAGGAAGCATTAGACAGAGGTGATGCAGAATTTAGTGACGTAGCAATAGAGGAATGCCCACGTTCCTTGGTGAAAACCGAGGTATCAACTTT cctGTTAAAAACTTCCATCGATCCTGGATTGACAATACAGCCATACATAATCTTATCTCCAAGAGATCTGTGTAAAAATCTGACTTTaaaaacacagaaaggaaaaagaaaattccaG GAAAAGGTGTGGAAATGGTGA